In Cellvibrio polysaccharolyticus, a genomic segment contains:
- a CDS encoding CheR family methyltransferase gives MAWSLQRLPALSEVQFVRWSKLLEERTGIQLAHSQRTLIESQLSIRMRELGFDDYDDYYQQVCRGVSGQLEWSVLIDRIAIKETSFFRHRPSLELVRRYLQQKINNRRVDGSFDVWSVGCSTGEECWSLAMLVNDCFELASLEPYYGITGLDISLSALAKARQAQYPERKLLSVKADEMQRYLQMTSDGRFDVVSKLRDRVCFSHANIIKPGSLPAMKVDVIFCQNVLVYFRRWLRRDILNVFAERLKPGGLLVIGTGEVTDWEHPGMRRLVRDDVQAYLRDGQE, from the coding sequence ATGGCGTGGTCTCTGCAGCGATTGCCGGCACTCTCGGAAGTGCAGTTTGTTCGTTGGAGCAAACTGCTCGAAGAGCGTACCGGTATCCAGCTGGCACATTCACAACGAACGTTGATTGAATCGCAGCTCTCCATTCGCATGCGCGAGTTGGGTTTTGACGATTACGACGATTATTACCAGCAGGTTTGCCGGGGTGTTTCCGGACAACTGGAATGGTCTGTGCTAATTGATCGTATCGCCATTAAGGAAACCAGTTTCTTTCGGCACCGTCCTTCGCTCGAGCTGGTGCGCCGTTACCTGCAGCAAAAAATTAATAACCGCCGTGTTGATGGCAGTTTTGATGTGTGGAGTGTGGGCTGCTCAACCGGTGAAGAATGCTGGTCACTGGCGATGCTGGTAAACGATTGTTTTGAACTGGCATCGCTGGAGCCTTACTACGGCATCACCGGCTTGGACATCAGCTTATCGGCACTGGCGAAAGCCCGACAGGCGCAGTACCCGGAGCGAAAACTGCTCAGCGTCAAAGCCGATGAAATGCAGCGCTATTTGCAAATGACCAGCGATGGTCGCTTTGATGTGGTCAGTAAATTGCGCGATCGCGTTTGCTTCAGCCACGCCAATATCATCAAGCCGGGTTCGCTGCCGGCGATGAAGGTAGATGTCATTTTTTGTCAGAATGTGCTGGTTTATTTCAGACGTTGGCTGCGCCGCGATATTTTGAATGTTTTTGCCGAACGTCTGAAGCCAGGTGGATTATTGGTTATCGGTACCGGTGAAGTAACTGATTGGGAGCACCCCGGCATGCGACGTCTTGTTCGCGACGATGTGCAGGCATATCTTCGGGATGGCCAGGAATAA
- the gshB gene encoding glutathione synthase: protein MSISLGVVMDPIATIKPYKDTTLALLLAAQERGWDLHYMEQSDLYLLQGEARARSRPLLVADNATAWYELGPAADIPLHSLDVVLMRKDPPFDNEYIYSTYILEAAEKMGTLVLNKPQSLRDCNEKVFATQFPQCCPPVLVSRDSARLRDFHREHADVIFKPLDGMGGSSIFRCKQDDPNVGVILETLTAHGQQLIMAQRYIPEIKQGDKRILVIDGEAVPYCLARIPAAGETRGNLAAGGTGVPQPLTDHDRWIVSQVAPTLKEKGLLFVGLDVIGEYLTEINVTSPTCAREIDKAFDTRIGARFMDAIQLRLGQR, encoded by the coding sequence ATGAGCATATCCCTTGGCGTTGTTATGGATCCCATCGCAACCATCAAGCCCTATAAAGACACCACCCTGGCATTGCTACTGGCCGCTCAGGAGCGGGGCTGGGATTTGCACTATATGGAGCAGAGCGACCTTTATTTGCTACAAGGTGAAGCACGCGCCCGCAGCCGTCCGCTGCTGGTCGCCGATAACGCCACCGCCTGGTATGAACTGGGGCCAGCAGCAGATATTCCACTGCACTCGCTGGACGTGGTGCTGATGCGTAAAGACCCCCCGTTCGATAATGAATACATTTACAGCACCTATATTCTTGAAGCTGCCGAGAAAATGGGCACCCTGGTACTGAACAAACCGCAAAGTTTGCGGGATTGTAATGAAAAGGTATTTGCCACCCAATTTCCGCAATGCTGCCCGCCGGTGCTGGTCAGCCGCGACAGCGCGCGGCTGCGGGATTTTCACCGTGAACACGCCGATGTTATTTTCAAACCGCTGGACGGCATGGGCGGCAGCAGTATTTTTCGCTGCAAGCAGGACGACCCCAATGTTGGCGTTATCCTCGAAACCCTTACCGCTCACGGCCAGCAACTGATTATGGCGCAACGCTATATTCCGGAAATCAAACAGGGCGACAAGCGCATCCTGGTGATTGATGGTGAAGCGGTGCCTTATTGCCTGGCGAGGATTCCTGCAGCAGGCGAAACCCGTGGCAATCTCGCCGCCGGCGGCACCGGTGTACCGCAACCGCTGACCGATCACGATCGCTGGATTGTGTCCCAGGTGGCGCCCACGCTGAAAGAAAAAGGCTTGCTGTTTGTCGGCCTTGATGTAATTGGTGAATACCTGACCGAAATCAACGTGACCAGCCCGACCTGCGCCCGTGAAATCGACAAAGCGTTTGATACCCGCATCGGGGCGCGCTTTATGGATGCCATTCAACTGCGTCTTGGCCAGCGATAG
- the pilG gene encoding twitching motility response regulator PilG yields MDVSLESLKVMVIDDSKTIRRTAETLLKKAGCTVVTATDGFDALAKIADTRPDIIFVDIMMPRLDGYQTCALIKNNSEFKSTPVIMLSSKDGLFDKAKGRIVGSDQYLTKPFSKSELLGAIETHVKHLKVS; encoded by the coding sequence ATGGATGTGAGTTTGGAAAGCCTCAAGGTAATGGTCATCGACGATAGTAAAACCATTCGTCGCACCGCTGAAACATTGCTGAAAAAAGCCGGCTGTACAGTGGTTACCGCAACGGACGGTTTTGATGCGCTGGCCAAAATTGCCGACACGCGACCGGACATCATCTTTGTCGACATTATGATGCCGCGTCTCGATGGTTATCAGACCTGCGCATTGATCAAAAATAACAGTGAATTCAAATCGACGCCGGTAATTATGTTATCCAGCAAGGACGGGTTGTTTGACAAGGCCAAGGGCCGTATTGTCGGTTCAGATCAGTACCTGACCAAACCCTTCAGTAAAAGCGAGCTGCTCGGCGCGATTGAAACCCATGTGAAGCATTTAAAAGTATCCTGA
- a CDS encoding energy transducer TonB codes for MSVAVTSQDAESPVAVNAGDRLGFTLFLALAIHAMLILGITFKLPEPSTASQTIEITLATHKSAKAPEDADFLAQYNQEGSGTEDTARQITTEHLADFDDTRIQEVNPMPVVAAVSEQLLQDQRIITTTGNSELRAPLPEDADSRQNEAARDGDLIEQPLLSNEIASLQAKLDRQRQEYAKRPRTRTLTSVSTRESHDARYLHEWSTRVEQTGNQHYPPEALSRGLTGNLRLSVVINPDGTLHAIDILQSSGHRVLDDAARRIVRLAAPFPPFPPEIRQHTDRLNIIRTWNFEINGLSTSAR; via the coding sequence ATGAGCGTGGCAGTTACTTCACAGGATGCGGAGTCCCCGGTTGCCGTTAATGCGGGCGACCGGCTCGGGTTTACCCTGTTTTTGGCATTGGCGATTCACGCCATGCTGATCCTGGGCATTACCTTTAAATTGCCCGAACCCTCCACCGCTTCGCAGACCATCGAAATCACCCTGGCAACCCACAAGTCTGCCAAGGCTCCCGAAGATGCCGACTTCCTCGCACAATACAACCAGGAAGGCAGCGGTACCGAAGACACCGCGCGGCAAATTACTACTGAACACCTGGCCGACTTTGACGATACCCGCATCCAGGAAGTGAATCCGATGCCGGTGGTCGCTGCGGTGTCCGAACAGCTATTACAAGACCAGCGCATTATTACCACCACCGGTAACAGCGAGTTGCGCGCACCGCTGCCGGAAGATGCCGACTCCCGACAAAACGAAGCAGCGCGGGACGGTGACCTTATTGAGCAGCCGCTGCTCAGCAACGAAATTGCCAGCCTGCAAGCCAAGCTGGATCGGCAGCGCCAGGAATACGCCAAGCGCCCGCGCACCCGCACGCTCACCTCGGTGTCCACCCGGGAATCCCACGATGCGCGCTACCTGCATGAGTGGAGCACCCGCGTGGAGCAAACCGGTAATCAACATTATCCGCCTGAAGCCCTGAGCCGCGGCCTGACCGGCAACCTGCGGCTGTCGGTGGTGATTAACCCGGACGGCACCCTCCATGCCATCGATATTTTGCAATCGTCCGGGCATCGCGTGCTCGACGACGCCGCTCGCCGTATCGTGCGCCTGGCTGCGCCCTTCCCGCCTTTCCCGCCGGAAATTCGCCAGCATACCGATCGCCTCAACATCATTCGCACCTGGAATTTCGAGATCAACGGTTTATCGACCAGCGCCAGATAA
- the pilH gene encoding twitching motility response regulator PilH, which yields MARVLIIDDSPTETYKLTSMLEKNGHVVLTADNGEAGIELAQKELPDLVLMDIVMPGLNGFQATRQLAKSPETAHIPVIIVTTKDQETDRVWGMRQGARAYLTKPIQSDVLMTAMAQALA from the coding sequence ATGGCAAGAGTGTTGATTATTGATGACTCGCCAACAGAAACTTACAAACTCACCAGCATGCTGGAAAAAAACGGCCATGTGGTATTAACCGCCGATAACGGCGAAGCCGGTATTGAGCTGGCGCAAAAAGAATTACCGGATCTGGTCTTGATGGACATCGTCATGCCGGGTCTGAATGGTTTTCAGGCCACTCGTCAGTTGGCCAAGTCACCGGAAACGGCACACATTCCGGTCATCATTGTTACCACCAAGGATCAGGAAACCGATCGTGTGTGGGGCATGCGTCAGGGCGCCCGTGCCTATCTCACCAAACCGATTCAATCCGATGTATTGATGACGGCGATGGCTCAGGCACTGGCTTGA
- a CDS encoding SDR family oxidoreductase, with translation MNSEKLLIIGCGDLGHRLARRVQGDFQEIIGVRRRIPSRIADNPVQYLAMDATLAADYRQLASLAPSVVVITMTPSAFTDAGYQQAYVTSCHQVCHYLGQQAVPPRLVIFVSSSRVYAQNQGETVDENSPTVPQGFAGQRLLEAEQVVRNSGLPHCIVRFSGIYGPGRSRLLNQILDGKVSRDNTITNRIHADDCAAVLAHIIRQHTADSPTVYLASDSLPVPLSEVVEWLAAEMKVPPPAALETPATLSGKYCSNQLLLKSGFVFQYPDYQQGYRQVMTGGE, from the coding sequence ATGAATAGCGAAAAACTATTAATCATCGGTTGCGGTGATTTGGGCCACCGGCTGGCCCGGCGTGTACAAGGCGATTTTCAGGAAATCATCGGGGTACGGCGGCGAATTCCGTCCAGAATTGCCGATAATCCGGTGCAATATCTTGCCATGGACGCCACCCTCGCGGCCGATTATCGACAGCTGGCATCGCTGGCGCCTTCGGTGGTAGTGATTACCATGACGCCTTCGGCATTCACCGATGCAGGTTATCAGCAGGCTTATGTCACCAGTTGCCATCAGGTTTGCCACTATCTTGGCCAGCAAGCGGTGCCGCCACGGCTGGTTATTTTTGTTTCCAGCAGCCGCGTTTATGCGCAAAACCAGGGCGAAACGGTCGATGAAAATTCGCCCACCGTGCCGCAAGGTTTTGCTGGCCAGCGTTTGCTGGAAGCCGAGCAGGTGGTTCGCAACAGCGGTTTGCCGCATTGTATTGTTCGCTTCAGCGGCATTTATGGTCCTGGCCGCTCGCGGCTGCTCAACCAGATTCTCGACGGTAAAGTCTCCCGCGATAACACCATTACCAACCGTATTCATGCCGATGATTGCGCGGCGGTGCTGGCGCATATTATTCGCCAGCACACCGCTGATTCGCCAACGGTTTATCTGGCGTCCGACTCGCTGCCGGTGCCCTTGAGTGAGGTGGTTGAATGGCTTGCTGCGGAAATGAAGGTGCCGCCGCCCGCCGCGCTGGAGACACCGGCAACACTCTCCGGAAAATATTGCAGTAACCAGCTGCTGTTAAAAAGTGGCTTTGTTTTTCAGTATCCCGATTATCAGCAAGGCTACCGGCAAGTCATGACCGGTGGGGAATGA
- a CDS encoding chemotaxis protein CheW produces the protein MSDSQEAFQTLLQLAQHSRAVARGLPAQADIRPLWSGIGFSLMGQYFVAPMGEVSEMLEIPPFTHLPGVQPWVRGVANVRGRLLPLFDLAAFFGDKLTGTRKQRRVLVLETRTLYSGLMVDQVFGMQHFPMDEYREQAGDDVVPDILPFITGSYPLGGRQWSLFRPALLAEDARFINAAKS, from the coding sequence ATGTCGGACTCTCAGGAAGCCTTCCAGACGCTTCTTCAACTTGCTCAACATAGCCGTGCGGTTGCGCGTGGTTTGCCAGCCCAGGCGGATATTCGTCCGCTGTGGAGCGGCATCGGCTTTTCCCTGATGGGGCAATATTTTGTTGCGCCCATGGGAGAGGTATCTGAAATGCTTGAAATTCCCCCCTTTACCCATCTGCCCGGCGTTCAGCCCTGGGTGCGCGGTGTTGCCAATGTGCGTGGTCGTCTGCTGCCCTTATTTGATCTGGCGGCTTTTTTTGGTGACAAATTGACCGGTACGCGCAAGCAACGGCGGGTGCTGGTACTGGAAACCCGTACCCTCTACAGCGGTTTGATGGTGGATCAGGTGTTCGGGATGCAACATTTTCCCATGGATGAGTACCGTGAACAGGCCGGAGATGATGTGGTTCCCGACATCCTGCCGTTCATCACAGGAAGTTACCCACTCGGTGGACGGCAGTGGTCGCTTTTTCGCCCGGCGTTGCTGGCTGAAGATGCCCGTTTTATCAATGCGGCCAAATCATAG
- the ruvX gene encoding Holliday junction resolvase RuvX, protein MTTTSLLAFDYGTKNIGVACGQTITRSANALAPLKARDGVPDWNQIEQLLTEWKPDLVLVGLPLNMDGSESELSTRARKFANRIHGRFGVKVDTVDERLSSFEAKGEVIRQGGSRDYKNNPVDSIAARIILEGWFEQQTG, encoded by the coding sequence ATGACAACCACTTCTTTACTGGCGTTTGATTACGGCACCAAAAATATCGGCGTTGCCTGCGGGCAAACCATTACCCGTTCAGCCAATGCACTGGCACCGTTAAAAGCACGTGACGGTGTTCCGGACTGGAATCAGATTGAACAACTGTTAACGGAATGGAAACCGGATCTGGTTCTGGTGGGTTTGCCATTGAATATGGATGGCAGCGAAAGCGAACTCAGTACACGGGCCCGTAAATTCGCCAACCGGATTCACGGCCGCTTTGGCGTCAAGGTCGATACCGTTGATGAGCGACTTTCCAGTTTTGAAGCCAAAGGTGAGGTGATTCGCCAGGGTGGCTCGCGAGACTACAAAAATAATCCGGTCGACTCTATTGCCGCCCGGATTATTCTCGAAGGCTGGTTTGAACAACAAACCGGCTGA
- a CDS encoding YqgE/AlgH family protein → MTTHTEVPDLNTPVSLRDHFLIAMPGMHDTRFNHSVTYICEHGEKGAMGIVINQPMSLNLGHIMTQLELQDVHHVGHHPVLAGGPVQTERGFVLHPPGKEWQSTLQVSDQVCLTASRDIIDALAAKQGPEKFLIALGYAGWEPGQLEDEIMANAWLTIPASHSIIFDTPLDQRWSLAAQPLGIDLNLISSVAGHA, encoded by the coding sequence ATGACAACACATACCGAAGTTCCCGACCTGAACACACCGGTGAGTTTGCGCGATCACTTCCTGATTGCCATGCCGGGAATGCACGACACCCGCTTTAATCACAGTGTCACGTATATTTGTGAGCACGGTGAAAAAGGCGCAATGGGTATCGTGATCAATCAACCGATGTCGCTCAATCTGGGCCACATCATGACGCAGCTGGAGTTGCAGGACGTGCACCACGTCGGCCACCATCCAGTGCTTGCCGGAGGCCCGGTACAAACAGAACGCGGTTTTGTTCTGCACCCGCCAGGCAAGGAGTGGCAATCTACCCTTCAGGTTTCCGATCAGGTTTGCCTGACCGCTTCGCGCGATATTATTGATGCGTTGGCGGCCAAACAGGGGCCGGAAAAATTTCTCATCGCCTTAGGCTATGCAGGCTGGGAACCCGGCCAACTGGAAGACGAGATCATGGCTAACGCCTGGCTTACCATTCCGGCCAGTCATTCGATTATTTTTGATACCCCTCTGGATCAGCGCTGGAGCCTCGCCGCCCAACCACTGGGAATTGACCTCAACCTGATTTCCAGCGTGGCAGGACACGCCTGA
- a CDS encoding methyl-accepting chemotaxis protein: MKSITGSPFAALKASRVILVVVPLLVACLIAIPVIYVMVQQGAANDQRYGQRVADLRAQSYRLASLAREATSGNAEAFTELEGAVTTMTNTWGELRNSDPRTRRELDKEFAAYDHVWNRVKNNTGIILDNRDLIVTLNTVGNTLNENLPTLQAQHVNIVETLLENNAPADQVSQAQMQSLRAERIGRNVDKMLRGDADAKEAADQFNLDANIYGRVVTAMQQGDVTMRISRVTDPGSRASLEQIARLFDTVNTSVQEMFDGAAPLSRSRQAVEELFQDSPVLQQALVAIDNQINAQAGSRPLNNQLILGLLLLVFIFLGTIGYTMYRGTRRRLIDTAQTNERNQTAILRLLDELADLADGDLTTTATVTEDFTGAIADSINFTIDQLRILVARINETAVNVSAAAQETQQTALHLAEASEHQAQEIAGASAAVNEMAVTIDQVSANAAESAAVAERAVSIAGNGAKVVQNTIHGMDTIREQIQDTSKRIKRLGESSQEIGDIVSLINDIADQTNILALNAAIQASMAGDAGRGFAVVADEVQRLAERSAAATKQIEALVKTIQNDTNEAVISMEQTTSEVVRGARLAQDAGVALEEIENVSGSLAELIQNISNAARQQASSAGHISNTMNVIQEITTQTSAGTSATAQSIGNLAEMALDLRESVAGFKLPEEVRHAHPFASNNAASQGADDLEVINLDDEILPEDHYQQLAKV; the protein is encoded by the coding sequence ATGAAAAGTATAACCGGAAGCCCCTTTGCGGCTTTGAAAGCCAGCCGGGTGATATTGGTTGTCGTGCCACTGCTGGTGGCCTGTCTGATTGCCATCCCGGTAATTTACGTGATGGTTCAGCAGGGTGCTGCCAACGATCAGCGCTACGGGCAGCGGGTTGCTGACTTGCGTGCGCAATCCTACCGGTTGGCTTCTCTCGCACGTGAAGCGACCTCGGGCAATGCCGAAGCGTTTACCGAACTGGAGGGCGCCGTTACGACCATGACCAACACCTGGGGCGAGTTGCGTAACAGCGATCCACGCACCCGCCGTGAGCTGGACAAGGAGTTCGCCGCCTATGATCATGTATGGAACCGGGTTAAAAATAATACCGGCATCATTCTCGATAACCGCGACCTGATCGTAACGCTCAATACGGTCGGTAATACCTTGAACGAAAACCTGCCGACACTGCAGGCGCAGCACGTTAATATCGTGGAAACCCTGCTGGAAAATAACGCACCGGCTGACCAGGTTTCCCAGGCGCAAATGCAATCGCTGCGTGCCGAGCGAATTGGTCGTAACGTGGACAAGATGCTCCGTGGTGATGCCGATGCCAAAGAGGCAGCTGACCAGTTTAATCTTGATGCGAATATTTATGGTCGTGTGGTAACTGCCATGCAACAGGGCGATGTCACCATGCGTATCTCCCGCGTAACTGACCCGGGTTCACGTGCCAGTCTGGAGCAAATTGCCCGTTTGTTTGACACGGTCAACACATCGGTTCAGGAAATGTTTGACGGCGCTGCGCCCCTGTCACGCTCGCGTCAGGCGGTAGAAGAACTCTTCCAGGACTCTCCTGTGCTGCAGCAGGCGCTGGTTGCCATTGATAACCAGATCAACGCCCAGGCCGGTTCCCGTCCGCTGAATAACCAGTTGATTCTCGGCTTGCTGTTGCTGGTGTTTATTTTCCTCGGCACCATCGGCTACACCATGTATCGCGGTACACGCCGCCGTTTGATCGACACCGCCCAAACCAATGAACGTAACCAGACTGCAATTTTGCGTCTGCTTGACGAACTGGCCGACCTCGCAGACGGTGACCTCACCACCACCGCAACCGTAACCGAAGACTTCACCGGTGCCATCGCGGACTCCATCAACTTCACCATCGACCAGCTGCGTATTCTGGTAGCGCGAATCAACGAAACCGCCGTAAACGTATCGGCGGCAGCGCAAGAAACCCAGCAAACGGCACTGCACCTTGCGGAAGCATCCGAGCACCAGGCGCAGGAAATTGCCGGTGCATCGGCCGCGGTAAATGAAATGGCGGTGACCATTGACCAGGTATCTGCCAACGCCGCCGAATCGGCCGCGGTAGCGGAGCGCGCGGTATCCATCGCGGGTAACGGCGCGAAAGTGGTACAAAATACTATCCACGGCATGGATACCATCCGTGAGCAGATTCAGGACACCTCCAAACGTATCAAACGCCTCGGTGAATCGTCACAGGAAATTGGTGACATCGTCAGCCTGATTAACGACATTGCTGACCAGACCAACATCCTCGCACTTAACGCGGCAATCCAGGCATCCATGGCCGGTGACGCAGGCCGCGGCTTTGCGGTGGTAGCGGACGAAGTTCAACGCCTTGCGGAACGTTCTGCCGCTGCAACCAAGCAGATTGAAGCGCTGGTAAAAACCATTCAGAACGATACCAACGAAGCGGTAATTTCGATGGAACAAACCACCTCTGAAGTGGTTCGCGGTGCGCGCCTCGCACAGGATGCGGGTGTGGCACTGGAAGAAATTGAAAACGTATCCGGCAGTCTCGCCGAATTGATTCAAAACATTTCCAACGCTGCACGCCAGCAGGCATCGTCTGCCGGCCATATTTCCAACACCATGAATGTTATTCAGGAAATTACTACGCAAACCTCTGCGGGTACCTCAGCCACGGCGCAGTCGATTGGTAACCTCGCCGAGATGGCGCTTGATTTGCGTGAATCGGTAGCCGGTTTCAAACTGCCGGAAGAAGTCCGGCACGCCCATCCATTCGCCAGCAATAATGCCGCATCCCAGGGGGCAGATGATCTGGAAGTCATCAACCTGGATGACGAAATTCTCCCTGAAGACCACTACCAGCAATTGGCCAAAGTCTGA
- a CDS encoding PilT/PilU family type 4a pilus ATPase gives MDFDRLLALMVEKGASDLFITAGVPPSIKLNGKIVPVTASPLPPEKVREVVLSVMNEKQRAEFLDKKELNFAVSARGIGRFRASAFYQRNLAGMVLRRIETKIPRVDDLGLPDIVKDLAMTKRGLIMFVGATGTGKSTSLASMIGHRNRNSKGHIISIEDPIEFIHQHEGCIITQREVGIDTDSFEIALKNTLRQAPDVILIGEVRSRETMDHAIAFAETGHLCLCTLHANNANQALDRIIHFFPADRHRQLWMDLSLNLKAIIAQQLIPTPDGNSRRACLEILINTPLAQDLIRKGEVSELKELMKKSTELGMQTFDQALYALYDAGEITYEDALLHADSANDLRLMIKLGSETDASYLSNAADSLSIQEDSSNDRGRLF, from the coding sequence ATGGATTTTGATCGCCTGTTGGCGTTGATGGTAGAAAAAGGTGCGTCGGATTTATTCATTACTGCCGGTGTGCCGCCGTCTATTAAACTGAACGGAAAAATAGTTCCCGTTACCGCCTCGCCATTGCCGCCGGAAAAAGTCCGCGAAGTGGTGTTGAGCGTAATGAATGAAAAACAGCGCGCGGAATTTCTCGACAAAAAAGAATTGAATTTCGCGGTCAGTGCGCGCGGTATTGGCCGCTTCCGTGCCAGTGCTTTTTATCAGCGTAATCTGGCCGGCATGGTGTTGCGTCGTATTGAAACCAAAATTCCCCGCGTCGATGATTTGGGTTTGCCGGATATTGTTAAAGATCTGGCGATGACCAAGCGCGGTTTAATTATGTTTGTCGGCGCAACCGGTACCGGTAAATCCACCTCCCTCGCCTCGATGATTGGCCACCGCAATCGCAACAGCAAAGGCCACATTATTTCGATTGAAGACCCGATTGAATTTATTCATCAGCACGAAGGTTGCATTATTACCCAGCGCGAAGTGGGCATAGATACCGACTCGTTTGAGATTGCCTTGAAAAATACCTTGCGTCAGGCGCCGGATGTTATTTTGATCGGCGAGGTGCGTTCCCGCGAAACCATGGACCACGCTATCGCCTTCGCGGAAACCGGCCATTTGTGTTTATGTACGCTGCACGCCAACAACGCCAACCAGGCGCTCGACCGCATTATTCACTTTTTCCCGGCGGACCGTCATCGCCAGTTGTGGATGGATTTATCGCTCAATCTGAAAGCCATTATTGCCCAGCAATTGATTCCAACACCGGATGGCAACAGCCGTCGCGCCTGTCTGGAAATTCTGATCAATACCCCACTGGCGCAGGATTTAATTCGCAAGGGTGAAGTGAGTGAGCTGAAAGAGTTGATGAAGAAGTCGACTGAATTGGGTATGCAAACTTTTGATCAGGCGCTTTACGCACTTTACGATGCGGGTGAGATCACTTACGAGGATGCGCTGCTGCACGCTGACTCGGCGAATGACTTGCGCCTGATGATCAAGCTGGGTTCAGAAACCGATGCCAGCTATCTGTCCAATGCCGCGGACAGTCTTTCGATTCAGGAAGATTCTTCAAACGATCGCGGCCGACTGTTTTAA
- a CDS encoding type IV pilus twitching motility protein PilT, with amino-acid sequence MDITELLAFSAKQGASDLHLSAGLPPMIRVDGDVRRINLPPMEHKQVHGLIYEIMNDKQRKDYEEFLETDFSFEVPGVARFRVNAFNQNRGAGAVFRTIPSKVLTMEELGMGNVFRDICAVPRGLVLVTGPTGSGKSTTLAAMIDYINDNKYEHVLTIEDPIEFVHESKKCLVNQREVHRDTHGFAEALRSALREDPDIILVGEMRDLETIRLALTAAETGHLVFGTLHTTSAAKTIDRIVDVFPANEKSMVRSMLSESLQAVISQTLMKKNGGGRVAAHEIMRGTSAIRNLIREDKVAQMYSAIQTGASLGMQTMDQCLADLVARRVVSREAARTKAKMPENF; translated from the coding sequence ATGGATATTACGGAACTGCTGGCTTTCAGTGCCAAGCAAGGCGCTTCGGATTTGCACCTCTCGGCAGGCTTGCCTCCCATGATTCGGGTCGATGGCGACGTTCGCCGTATCAACCTGCCGCCCATGGAGCACAAACAGGTGCATGGGCTGATTTATGAAATCATGAATGACAAGCAGCGTAAGGACTACGAAGAATTCCTCGAAACCGACTTCTCCTTCGAAGTGCCCGGCGTGGCCCGTTTCCGGGTTAACGCGTTTAACCAGAACCGGGGCGCTGGCGCAGTGTTCCGTACCATTCCTTCCAAAGTGTTAACGATGGAAGAGTTGGGCATGGGCAACGTGTTTCGCGATATCTGTGCGGTTCCGCGCGGGCTGGTGCTGGTCACCGGGCCCACCGGTTCCGGAAAATCCACTACTCTCGCGGCGATGATTGACTACATCAATGACAACAAATACGAGCATGTATTGACCATTGAAGACCCGATCGAATTTGTTCACGAAAGTAAAAAATGTCTGGTTAACCAGCGCGAAGTGCACCGCGATACCCACGGCTTCGCCGAAGCCTTGCGCTCGGCACTGCGGGAAGACCCGGACATTATTCTGGTGGGCGAGATGCGTGACCTGGAAACCATTCGCCTGGCGTTGACCGCCGCCGAAACCGGCCACCTGGTGTTTGGCACTTTGCACACCACCTCCGCGGCAAAAACCATTGACCGTATCGTCGACGTATTTCCGGCCAATGAAAAATCCATGGTGCGCTCCATGCTGTCGGAATCACTGCAAGCGGTAATCTCACAAACCCTGATGAAGAAAAATGGCGGTGGTCGTGTTGCTGCCCACGAAATTATGCGCGGCACCTCGGCGATTCGAAATCTGATCCGCGAAGACAAGGTGGCACAAATGTATTCGGCGATTCAAACCGGTGCATCACTCGGTATGCAAACCATGGATCAGTGTCTGGCTGATCTGGTTGCGCGCCGGGTGGTCAGCCGCGAAGCGGCGCGTACCAAAGCCAAGATGCCGGAAAATTTCTAA